One genomic window of Vicugna pacos chromosome 18, VicPac4, whole genome shotgun sequence includes the following:
- the PTX4 gene encoding LOW QUALITY PROTEIN: pentraxin-4 (The sequence of the model RefSeq protein was modified relative to this genomic sequence to represent the inferred CDS: inserted 1 base in 1 codon) — protein sequence MGCPGRKPLFFFLLFVLMYLPGALLQEAGPVRQRKPFFERLRRLEEQFQRFQEAALTHLQGIASNYNLSFDFEARFQSLAHRSQAVALALNQXQATMQEDLGHLKTWMRKTQRRSRKVDSRLLALDTALSKRSRQCVRERKEQEAQRDALSSLALDVRALQDALAHLMPLVQSQGARLATLEGQLQVASPGTTTLGVTPAQPRSSSPSSPQLQRGRQALGAPPEPREPPLDFTRPLQGTHKLPGPGSQPARTPESPGEICNVGPVLVFPNASANNVVFLCPGFLTSLRALSICSWIRTASGHLGTLLSYATEENDNKLVLYGRNSLVPGSVHFVIGDPAFRELPLQLLLDGRWHHVCVIWTSILGRYWLHVDSRLVATGSHFREGYEIPPRGSLVLGQEQDSIGGGFDSSEAFVGSMAGLAIWDWVLVPGEVSNLATGKELPTGAILTLTSAISVGGFVQRVNCSCLQLCP from the exons ATGGGCTGCCCAGGGAGGAAACccttgtttttcttcctcctttttgtgCTTATGTATCTTCCTGGGGCTTTGTTGCAGGAAGCTGGCCCTGTGaggcaaaggaaaccatttttCGAGAGGCTCCGTAGACTAGAGGAACAA TTTCAGAGGTTCCAAGAGGCGGCACTAACGCACTTGCAGGGCATTGCCAGCAACTACAACCTGTCCTTCGATTTCGAGGCCCGGTTCCAGAGTCTGGCCCACAGGAGCCAGGCTGTGGCCCTGGCACTCAACC TGCAGGCCACCATGCAGGAGGACCTGGGCCACCTCAAGACCTGGATGCGGAAGACACAGCGCAGAAGCCGGAAGGTGGACTCCAGGCTGCTGGCCTTAGACACCGCCCTGAGCAAGAGGAGCCGGCAGTGTGTCcgggagaggaaggagcaggaggCGCAGAGGGACGCCCTCTCCAGCCTGGCCCTGGATGTGCGGGCCCTGCAGGATGCGCTGGCTCACCTGATGCCCCTCGTCCAGAGCCAGGGTGCCCGGCTGGCCACTCTCGAGGGGCAACTACAGGTGGCCAGTCCTGGCACCACCACCCTGGGGGTGACCCCAGCCCAGCCTAGATCATCAAGCCCGAGCTCCCCACAGCTGCAGCGGGGCAGGCAGGCACTCGGGGCTCCACCTGAGCCCAGGGAGCCACCTCTGGACTTTACTCGCCCTCTCCAGGGGACGCACAAGCTCCCAGGTCCAGGCAGCCAGCCGGCACGGACCCCCGAGAGCCCAGGAGAGA TTTGCAACGTGGGCCCAGTGCTCGTCTTCCCAAATGCCTCCGCCAACAACGTGGTCTTCCTTTGCCCTGGCTTCCTCACCAGCCTGCGGGCCCTGTCCATCTGCAGCTGGATCCGCACAGCCTCGGGCCACCTGGGCACCCTTCTGTCCTATGCCACTGAAGAAAATGACAACAAGTTGGTTCTGTATGGCCGCAATTCCCTGGTCCCCGGCTCTGTTCACTTTGTGATTGGAGATCCGGCCTTCAGGGAGCTGCCCCTCCAGCTTCTGCTAGATGGCCGGTGGCACCATGTGTGCGTCATCTGGACATCCATCCTGGGCAGGTACTGGCTCCATGTGGACAGCAGGCTAGTGGCCACCGGCTCCCACTTCAGGGAGGGCTACGAGATTCCTCCCAGAGGGTCCCTTGTGCTAGGTCAGGAGCAAGACAGCATTGGGGGTGGGTTTGACAGCTCTGAGGCCTTCGTGGGGAGCATGGCAGGCCTGGCCATATGGGACTGGGTACTGGTTCCCGGGGAAGTCTCAAACCTTGCCACTGGGAAGGAGCTCCCAACGGGCGCCATCCTGACGCTGACCAGTGCCATATCGGTAGGCGGATTTGTGCAGAGGGTAAACTGCAGCTGCTTACAGCTCTGTCCATGA